A window from Mycobacterium botniense encodes these proteins:
- a CDS encoding MCE family protein, translating to MLKYRGAGLIKAGFIGAVLAVLIILVGLSPQQLISWATAVRYQALFTEAGGLAAGNDVTVSGIKVGTVSKVSLRNGDALVTFSLNGKVQLGSDTTAHIRTGTLLGERVLTLESAGGGTMHPMEVIPISRTSSPYSLTEAVSDFTTYAADTNTATLNQSLDTLSATLNQIAPQLGPTFDALTRLSRTLNGRNKTLGDLFKSAADVSGVLSERSQQVNKLILNSDDLLQVLVARRQEIVALLASTSAVAKQLSGLVHDNESKLAPTLEKLNSVIAMLEKNRDNIGQALPALAKYEITVGEAVASGFYYQAFVPNFLIPQLFQPFLDYLWGFRTFDTARGPGFPSPVPRELVPWPYNAIPPCPGCTLGGRIGGSQ from the coding sequence ATGTTGAAGTATCGCGGAGCTGGTCTGATCAAGGCGGGGTTCATCGGCGCTGTGCTGGCCGTGTTGATCATCTTGGTCGGACTGTCGCCCCAGCAACTGATTTCGTGGGCGACAGCGGTGCGCTACCAGGCGTTGTTCACCGAAGCCGGCGGACTCGCGGCGGGCAACGACGTCACGGTCTCGGGGATCAAGGTTGGCACGGTGTCGAAGGTATCGCTTCGCAACGGCGACGCTTTGGTGACGTTCAGCCTCAACGGAAAAGTGCAGCTCGGCTCTGACACCACCGCGCACATCCGCACCGGCACGCTGTTGGGCGAGCGGGTGCTGACCTTGGAGTCGGCCGGCGGCGGGACCATGCATCCGATGGAGGTCATTCCGATCTCACGGACCTCCTCGCCGTATTCCCTGACCGAGGCGGTCAGCGATTTCACCACCTACGCCGCCGATACCAACACCGCGACGCTCAACCAGTCGCTGGACACGCTGTCGGCGACGCTCAACCAGATCGCACCGCAACTGGGGCCGACCTTTGACGCGCTGACACGGTTATCGCGAACCCTCAACGGCCGCAACAAGACGCTGGGCGACTTGTTCAAAAGCGCAGCCGATGTCAGCGGAGTTCTCTCCGAACGCAGCCAGCAAGTCAACAAGCTGATCCTCAACTCCGACGACCTGCTGCAGGTCCTGGTGGCGCGCCGCCAGGAGATCGTCGCGCTGCTGGCCAGCACGTCGGCAGTGGCTAAGCAGCTGTCGGGGTTGGTGCACGACAACGAAAGCAAACTCGCGCCGACGCTGGAGAAGCTGAATTCGGTGATCGCGATGCTGGAGAAGAACCGCGACAATATCGGCCAAGCGCTGCCGGCACTTGCGAAATATGAGATCACGGTGGGCGAGGCCGTCGCCAGCGGCTTCTACTACCAAGCATTCGTGCCCAACTTCCTCATCCCGCAACTTTTTCAGCCGTTCCTGGACTACCTGTGGGGTTTCCGCACCTTCGACACAGCTCGCGGACCCGGCTTCCCCTCGCCGGTACCACGGGAATTGGTCCCCTGGCCGTACAACGCTATTCCGCCGTGTCCTGGCTGTACGTTGGGCGGAAGGATCGGAGGATCACAATGA
- a CDS encoding MCE family protein: protein MIPRTRLAAVLAITLAGLVVAGAVLTIRDVFLRPQTITAYFTTATAIYPGDEVRVSGVKVGTIKSIQPQGTQAKVTLEVERGVPIPADAKAVIVAQNLVAARYVQLTPAYRSSGPIMPDGAVIPVERTAVPVEWDEVKTQLMRLATDLGPNSQVSTPSVARFIDTAANALEGNGDKLRQTLAQLSGVGRILAEGSGNVVDIIKNLQTFVTALRDSNVEIVRFNDRLATLTSVVNDSRSELDAALNELSTAVGEVQRFIAGTRDRTSEQIQRLANVTQTLADQHMALENVLHVAPNALANFYSDYNPDTGTVVGGFGIIDFANPVASGLMVPLPIPGCTQVATVENVTAVETGKLCALFLGPGLRLLNFNNLPFPISPFLQPSAHPENIIYTEPRLAPGGEGPKPGPPEMPPAVSAYTGLPGDPVGPPGAVPPARIPGAAMPLPPPPTTPAPPPSLPGMLLPAEGPQP from the coding sequence ATGATCCCGCGCACCAGGCTGGCGGCCGTGCTGGCGATCACGTTGGCGGGCCTCGTCGTTGCCGGCGCGGTATTGACCATCCGGGACGTGTTTTTGCGCCCGCAGACCATCACCGCCTACTTCACCACAGCGACCGCGATCTACCCCGGCGATGAGGTGCGGGTCTCCGGTGTCAAGGTCGGCACGATCAAGTCGATTCAGCCGCAGGGTACGCAGGCCAAGGTGACCCTCGAGGTCGAACGCGGCGTGCCCATTCCGGCGGACGCGAAAGCAGTGATCGTCGCCCAGAATCTGGTGGCGGCGCGTTATGTCCAGCTTACTCCCGCCTATCGGTCGAGCGGCCCCATCATGCCCGACGGCGCGGTGATACCGGTGGAACGCACGGCCGTGCCCGTCGAGTGGGATGAAGTGAAAACCCAGTTGATGCGGTTGGCAACGGATCTGGGGCCCAACAGTCAGGTGTCGACGCCCTCGGTGGCGCGGTTCATCGACACGGCCGCAAACGCACTCGAAGGCAACGGCGACAAACTCCGGCAGACGCTGGCCCAACTGTCCGGGGTGGGAAGGATTCTCGCCGAGGGCAGTGGCAACGTCGTCGACATCATCAAAAACCTGCAAACCTTTGTCACCGCGCTGCGCGACAGCAACGTTGAGATCGTGCGGTTCAACGACCGGCTGGCCACCCTCACCAGCGTGGTCAATGACAGCCGATCCGAGCTGGACGCGGCGCTGAACGAGCTGTCCACGGCCGTCGGCGAAGTGCAGCGATTCATCGCCGGCACCCGCGACCGGACCAGCGAGCAGATCCAGCGGTTGGCCAATGTCACCCAGACGCTGGCCGATCAGCACATGGCATTGGAAAACGTTCTGCACGTCGCACCGAATGCGCTCGCGAACTTCTACAGCGACTACAACCCCGATACCGGGACCGTCGTGGGCGGCTTCGGGATAATAGATTTCGCCAATCCAGTGGCCTCGGGTTTAATGGTGCCGCTGCCCATTCCCGGCTGCACGCAAGTCGCCACCGTCGAAAACGTGACCGCGGTCGAAACGGGCAAACTGTGCGCCCTGTTCCTCGGTCCCGGGTTGCGGCTGCTCAACTTCAACAATCTGCCGTTCCCCATCAGCCCGTTTCTGCAGCCGTCGGCCCACCCGGAAAACATCATCTACACCGAGCCGCGGCTGGCGCCCGGTGGTGAGGGCCCCAAACCCGGACCGCCCGAGATGCCGCCCGCGGTGTCGGCATATACCGGACTGCCGGGTGATCCGGTGGGACCGCCGGGGGCGGTGCCGCCGGCGCGGATACCGGGCGCAGCGATGCCGCTGCCGCCGCCGCCGACCACGCCCGCGCCGCCGCCGAGTTTGCCGGGCATGCTGCTGCCGGCCGAAGGACCGCAACCATGA